In one Lepisosteus oculatus isolate fLepOcu1 chromosome 26, fLepOcu1.hap2, whole genome shotgun sequence genomic region, the following are encoded:
- the abhd11 gene encoding sn-1-specific diacylglycerol lipase ABHD11 has protein sequence MSLLCRICPAGLLLRRTLGLCAGSVLLGSRGLCSDASRWSSVPNASVGSASPVSLSYDVFDGKGTDAPLVFLHGLFGSKTNFHSIAKSLVQRTGRKVLTVDARNHGNSTHSPVLTYEAMTNDLQHLLSQLHIGKCVLIGHSMGGKVAMVTALLQPALVEQLVVIDISPRQTTVRTMFPSYIQAMKAVKLDSNIPRSTARRLAEDQLRAHVKERSIRQFLLTNLVEQNGQYSWRVNLEAISEHLDDLLSFPDFNITYEGPTLFLGGTNSSYISSEDYPEIHRLFPHADIQYIPDASHWIHADKPLDFISSVISFVQS, from the exons ATGAGTCTCCTGTGTCGGATCTGCCCCGCGGGGCTGCTGCTCAGACGGACTCTGGGTCTCTGTGCCGGTTCCGTACTTTTGGGGTCTCGGGGGTTGTGCTCCGACGCGTCCCGCTGGAGCAGTGTGCCCAACGCCAGCGTTGGTTCTGCCAG CCCCGTCAGCCTGTCGTACGACGTGTTTGACGGAAAAGGGACGGATGCCCCCCTGGTGTTTCTCCACGGCTTGTTTGGCAGCAAAACCAATTTCCACTCGATAGCCAAATCCCTTGTGCAGCGGACAGGGAGAAAG GTGTTGACTGTGGATGCTCGTAACCATGGCAATAGCACACACAGTCCTGTTCTGACCTACGAAGCTATGACCAATGACCTTCAGCACCTCCTTAGCCAACTCCACATCGggaaatgtgttctgattggccaCAGCATGGGAGGGAAAGTTGCAATGGTGACCGCTCTGCTGCAG CCGGCCCTGGTGGAGCAACTTGTCGTGATTGATATCAGCCCCAGACAGACAACGGTGCGCACCATGTTCCCCTCTTACATCCAGGCCATGAAAGCTGTCAAACTAGACAGTAACATCCCCAGGTCCACTGCCAGGAGGCTAGCTGAGGACCAGTTACGTGCACATGTGAAG GAACGTTCCATTCGACAGTTTCTCTTAACAAATCTTGTGGAGCAGAACGGTCAGTATTCTTGGAGGGTGAACCTGGAAGCCATCTCTGAGCACTTGGATGACCTTTTGAGCTTCCCTGATTTCAACATAACCTACGAAGGCCCAACGCTCTTCCTGGGTGGAACCAATTCTTCCTATATCAG CTCTGAGGATTACCCTGAAATCCACCGCCTGTTCCCCCATGCGGATATTCAGTACATACCGGACGCTAGCCACTGGATCCACGCGGACAAGCCTCTTGACTTCATCAGCTCGGTCATTTCATTCGTGCAGTCTTAG